TTTAGAAATATTTACTTGAAGGAAACACTTGATGACTCGGTCACTTCTTTTTTGGATTTCCTCTGCTAGCTTTACTGAATCCAATGCATGGAAATAATCAACGTATTGAATGACATCTTTCACCTTACGTCTTTGCAAGGTACCAATCAAATGCCAAGTCACATCTCGATCTTTTAAAGCTTGATATTTCTCTAAAAACTTATCTACACGATTTTCACCGATATGATGAACCCCTAGCGGAAGCAAGGCTTCCGCTGTCGGTACATCTACATACTTGGTAACTGCAATGACAGAGACTGAGCCACTCTCGCGATGAGAACTCAGACTTGCTTCTGCGACTTCTCGAAAAACACGTTCTGTATTTTCTTTTACATTCATTTACTTAACGATTTTTGAAAAATGGAGGTGTATCCAACTCATCTTCATCTTGTGAATTTGGAATTTCAAAACGTTCTACCGGTGACACTACTGAATCAGTCGGACGAACAATTGTCTCGCGGCGTAAATCCCAATCACCAAAAGCAGATCCTTGAGCTTGTTCCGAGCGACGTGGATTTTGTTTTGGCAATTCAGCTGTTTCTGCCATATCAAAATGACGATCAAAGCCATGTGAATGAGCTG
Above is a genomic segment from Streptococcus sp. SN-1 containing:
- a CDS encoding YggS family pyridoxal phosphate-dependent enzyme, producing the protein MNVKENTERVFREVAEASLSSHRESGSVSVIAVTKYVDVPTAEALLPLGVHHIGENRVDKFLEKYQALKDRDVTWHLIGTLQRRKVKDVIQYVDYFHALDSVKLAEEIQKRSDRVIKCFLQVNISKEESKHGFSREELLEVLPELAKLDKIEYVGLMTMAPFEASSEQLKEIFKATQDLQKEIQEKQIPNIPMTDLSMGMSRDYKEAIQFGSTFVRIGTAFFK